The Pseudomonadota bacterium genome includes the window GCACCGTGGGGCTCTCCCTGCGCCCCTGGTCTGACGAGGCCCGAACCCGCGAGGCCTTTGTGGCGCTGGGCAAGGATCTGGTGTCACAGGGGTACGCGGTGCTCGTGATGCCCTTTCAAGACTCCCAGGACCGTGAGGTCTGCACCGAGGTGGCGCGAGGCATCGGCAGCGGCGCGGTTGTGCCGCGGCGGGAGTACGGGCCCACCGAGCTCATGGGGGTGGTGGGCCGGCTCCACTCCGTGATCGGCATGCGCCTCCACGCCCTCATCTTCGGGGGCGCGCAGCTCGTTCCCGTGGCCGGCGTGGCCTACGATCCGAAGGTGTCGAGCTTTCTCAGGCGTGTCGAGGCGCCGGTGATCTCGCTCGAAGATGTGTCGGCGGAGCGCCTGATCGAGGTGTCCCGCGCCCTGGTCTCCACGGCTGATGCCCATCGTGAGCGGCTGCGCCGCCTGGTTCCCCCGCTCGTCGACCAGTCGCGTGAGACCGCCCGCCTGCTTGCCGGCCTCCTGGGCGTTGGTGGCGCTTCTCGACAGGGAAACAATTCTTGAGCGGGTCACGTCACAGTCCGGTCGCTGGGGCAGTGGCGCGTTGCTCGAGGCGCCCCCGCCCTTCCGGGTGCTGCAGCGTCTTGTTCGTGAGATCTGCGCGAGGCGCGCCGCGCGCTTCGCTTCGATGGAGGGAGAATCGATGAAGAGAGCCCTGGTTCGTTGTCTGGCCCTGACCGCCGTGCTGGGCGTGATGCTGTGTGGCACGGTTCGTTTCGCGCACGCCAGAGCAGCGCAGGCCGCAGCTGTGAACGCGACCTACGACGGGGTGTCGATGCTCTCGCGCATCTCGCTTCTCGTGCGCAACGAGTTTCGCGAGGAGGTCTCCCAGTCCAGGCTCATGACCGGAGCTGCAACGGGCATGCGCGACTACCTCAAGAAACGTGGGTATCTGCGGGCGCGCCGCGCCATCGACACGAAGGTCGAGGACCTCGTTCATCTGCGCCAGGCGTGGCAGACGGTCTTGAAGGAGGCGCCGGGCATCGATCAGCATCAGCTTGCCTACGCCGCCATCCGTGGGATGCTCGACACCCTCGATGACCCCTACACGGTCTTTCTCGACCCCGAGGAGTACAAGGGCCTCATGGGTCAGCTCAACGGCGGGAACTTCGGAGGGCTCGGCATCTACGTCGAGTCTGACGAGAAGAACGGGAAGGCCCTCACCATCGTCGAGCCCATGGAGGGCACCCCCGCCACCCTGGCGGGTCTCAAGGCGCGCGACGTCATCACCGAGATCGACGGCAAGGGCACGAGCGGCATGGCGCTCGAGGAAGCCACGCGTCTTCTGCGCGGCCCCATCGGTTCGTCGGTCACCCTCACCATCAAGCGCGGGGGGGTTGAGCAGCCGTTCAAGGTCTCTCTCACCCGCGCCCAGATCCACGTGAAGACCCTGTCGTTCAAGGTGCTTCCCAGCGGTGTGGGCTACGTGAAGCTGCGGGTCTTCGGCGACAATGCCAACGACGAGATGGAGGAGGCGTTCCGCGCGTTCGACAAAGCCGGGGTGAAGGGCTACATCCTCGATCTGCGAAACAACGGCGGCGGCTACATCACGGCCGCGCTCGACGTGTCGAGCCACTTCCTCCCCACCGGAAGTCGCGTGGTATCGGTTGCCGAGCGGGGTGCTCCCGAGATCGTCTACAACTCGCGGCCCAATCTGCGCCCCCTGCTTCCCGTGGTCATCCTGGTGAACAAGTACAGCGCCAGCGCCTCCGAGATCACGGCGGGGGCGGTGAAGGATCTCAAGGCGGGTCAGCTCATGGGCGAGAAGACCTTTGGAAAGGGGAGCGTCCAGAAGATCTTTCCCCTGCCGGATGGTTCGGCGGTGAAGATCACCACTGCCCACTACCACACGCCTTCGGGTCAGGACATCCACAAGAAGGGGATTGCCCCAGACATCACCGTTCCGCAGAGCGTGAAGGAGGTGGCTGCCGATCAGGACGCCACGCTGCAGGCCGCTGTCAAGCTGCTGACCATGGCCCCGAAGAGCCCGAGCGCGGGCACTGACAGCACGTCGCTATCGGCTGCGCACAAGGACGCCGTTCGGGTGGTCAGCTCGCAGCAGGAGTTCGACTACATCGATGGCCTGCGCGCGACAGACGGGGGGGGCTGGCGCATCGTGAACCAGACGCTGGTCAACGATGACGGTCGGTACTTCGACGTGGTCGATCTTCGTTCGGTGAAATCGGGAGAGAAGCGAACCGTCTGGTTCCAGCTCGACTACTTCCAGAAGTAGCCAGGCACGGGCAGGAAGGGAACACCCCCCTGCTCGGCGCAGGTATGTTCGGCGCACACGCACCGTGAGCGCGCCACGAGAGAGAAGGTAGGAGCCCCATCCATGCGAGACAGTCACAAGATCGGAAACCGCCTGCTGCTGGCCATGCTCACCGTCGCCGTCATGCTGCTCGGCGCCACGGTGCTCGCGCCGTATTCGCTGGCGCATCCGGCACTCGAGGTGGCCCAGGGCAATGGCGCCAACTTCAAGTACATCCAGCGGGCCCTCTACCTGCTCAAGGACCAGTACGTCGAGAAGCCGGACTTCAACGCCCTGCTCAAGTCCGCGGGACAGGGCGTGAAGGTCTACCTCAAGGAGCAGAAGCTCTCGTTCCCGGCACTCGACAAGTTTCCCACGAGCCCGTCGGCCGACGCCAACCTCGAGACGCTCGTCGGCTACATGCAGAAGATCTCAGCAGACAACAAGGGCAAGGTGAACGAGCAGAAGCTGCTCTACTATGCGCTGAAGGGGCTTATGTTCGGGCTCAAGGATCCCTACTCGGTGGCGCTCGAGCCGAAGGAGTTCAAGCATCTCAAGGAGTCGATGAGCGGCGGCAACTTCGGTGGGGTGGGCATCTACATCGAGCTTGACCGCCATCACAAGAACCAGCTCATGGTGGTCGAGCCCATCGACGATACGCCGGCCGCCAAGGCGGGTCTTCGCCCGGGAGACTGGATCCTCAACATCAACAAGGTCTCCACCAAGGGCATCGACCTCGAGGTGGCGGCCAATCGCATTCGTGGTCCGGTGGGCACGCCCGTGGTGCTCGAGATCCAGCCCAAGGGGAAGGGGCCGACCCACAACGTCACCATGACCCGCAGCCTCATCCACGTGAAGAGCGCCACGGGTAAGATGCTCCCCAACCAGATCGGCTACATCCGCCTGCGCTTCTTCGGCGAAGATACCGGAGAAGAGGTCGAGCAGGCCCTCACCGCCCTCGAGGGCAAGGGCATGAAGGGCCTCATCCTCGACGTTCGCAACAACGGCGGCGGCTACATCAACGCCGCGCAGCAGACCTGCAGCCAGTTCCTGCCGCGGGGACAGGTGGTGGTGTCGGTGGTGGGCCGCAAGCGCGACACCGAGACCAACCGCTCGAGCGGGAGCAACCACAAGAACGTGCCCATGGTGGTGCTCATCAACGGGTTCTCGGCGAGCGCCTCTGAGATCACGGCGGGCGCGCTGCAAGACACCCACGTGGCCACGCTCATCGGCACCAAGTCGTTTGGCAAGGGCACGGTGCAGACGCTTCAAGATCTGCCGGATGGCGGTTCGCTGAAGTTCACCATCGCCCACTACCTCACGCCCGCGGGGCGCAACATCAACAAGAAGGGCATCAAGCCCGACATCGAGGTGAAGATGGACGCCGCCAAGGTGGGGCAGGCCACGGGCGACACGCAGCTGCAGGCGGCCGAGAAGTTCCTGAAGGGCAAGACGGCCGGTCACTGACATGGCTGACGCGCCAGAACGTCTCACGGGCGGCCTGGGGCCGCCCGCTTTCTTGTCGGGAGAAGCCACAGATGAGGTCGTTGCGCGGCGCATCGAAGAGAAGCTTGCGCTGCTGGCCCCGCATCCGGGGGTCTACCTGATGAAAGACGCCCAGGGACGGGTGATCTACGTCGGCAAGGCCACCAGTTTGCGTGCCCGCGTCCGGTCGTACTTCCAGTCGTCGCGCGACATGCACGTGCGCACCCGCACCATGGTCTCGAAGGTGGCCGATTTCGACACCATCAGCACCGACTCTGAGATGGAAGCGCTCATGCTCGAGTCGAACCTCATCAAGAAGCATCGGCCGGTCTTCAATGTGAAGATGCGCGACGACAAGCGCTACCCCATGCTCGAGGTGACCCTGGGCGAGACCTGGCCGCGTCTGCGCCTGGTGCGGCGGCCGAGCGGACGGCGCAGCCGCTTCTTCGGGCCGTACTCGAATGCGCAGGCGCTGCGCAAGACCATGAAGGTGCTGGCCCGCGCTTTTCGCGTGCGCACCTGCTCGTTGCCCCTTGAGAAGCCCCTTGATCGCCCGTGCCTCGACTACCACATCCAGCAGTGCACCGCGCCGTGCACCCGCTTCATCGGTGAAGATGAGTATCGCGCCAGCGTGCTTGCGGCGTGCCAGTTCCTCGAGGGGCACGTCGACGCGCTGCTGCGCTCGCTGCGCCGACAGATGGAGGTGGCCTCAGAGGCGCTCGAGTTCGAGCGCTGCATTCGGTTGCGCAACATCATTCTCGCGGTCGAGCAGGTCACCGAGCGTCAGAAGGTCATCTCTGAGGGCACCGACGATCTCGACGTGCTCGGCCTGGTGCAACGCGATGGGGTAGCCTGCGTGACCGTGCTGCAGGTGCGCGAAGGCAAGCTGGTCGACGAGCAGCACTTCGTGCTCGAGGCCCAGCTCGGGGTGGCCGACGACGCCCTGGCCCCGCGGCTCGACGAGGGTGACGACGACTCCTCGGCCTCGCTCGCGGGGGCAGAAGGCGAGAGCGAGGGCAAGGGGCGCTCGACGGTGCGCTCGTTTCTCACCCAGTACTACGGCGAGGGGCGGTTCATTCCGCCGGACGTGCTCGTGCCCGAGCCCATCGAAGACGCCGAGCTGCTCGAGCAGTGGCTCACCGATCTGCGAACGCGCATGTCGAAGGCCGATCGCGCCATGGCCGAGCGCGCTGAGCGGGCGCTGCTCGTCGAGGCCGAGCCTCGTCGACGGGCAGGGGAGCGGCGCACCCGCGTGCGCCTGCACGTGCCTCGGCGTGGCACGCGCCGCGAGCTGCTCGAGCTGGCGGTGCGCAATGCCGAGCGTCACCTCAATGAGTGGCGTCAGTCGAGCCACACGCAGGATCAGATGGCCCAGAACGCCCTCGACGAGCTGCAACAGGCCCTCGACCTGCCGCGGCCGCCGTGGCGCATCGAGTGCTTCGACATCTCGAACATCCAGGGCAAGAACCCCGTGGCGTCGATGGTGGTGTTCGAGCGGGGGCAGTCGCGCAAGTCAGACTACCGGCGCTTCAAGATCCGCAGCGAAGACACGCCGGACGACTTCCGCATGATGGGCGAGGTGCTCACCCGTCGCTTGAGCGGTCGGGGCGACGAGCGCAAGTTTCCCCATCTCCCCGATCTGCTCATGGTCGACGGGGGCAAGGGGCAGCTGGGCGTGGCCATGCGCGTGCTCGCCGAGCAGGGCCTGCAGCACGTGCCCGTGTGCGGCCTGGCCAAGCAGGAGGAGATCATCATCCTCCCTGGTGATGGCGAGGGTCGCTTTCGCGAAGTGCGTCTCGATCTCAACGCCCCCGCGCTGCTGCTGCTGCGCCGCGTGCGCGACGAGAGCCATCGCTTCGCCATCACGTTCCACCGCGAGCTGCGCGGCAAGAAGGTGTCGCGCTCGATGCTCGATCTGGTCGATGGCATCGGCAAGAAGCGCAAGCGCGAGCTGCTCAAGCACTTCGGCTCGCTGGGGGCGCTGATGGACGCCCCCGTGGAGGCCATCGAGCGCGTGCCGGGCGTCGGCGCGCGCCTGGCCGCCGCCATCTACGAGGTGCTGCACGCGCCGCGCGTGGATAGCTGAGCGGCGGGTTGGGCGGCGGGTTGAGCGGCGGGTTGAGCGGCGGGTTGAGCGGCGTCGCTCGACCTCTGTTCGGTTGCCTCTTTCCGAACAGCGCTCGCACATATGTCTTTACGAGCCTGTTTCAGTCTGTTCGGTGAGAGACGGACCCGAACCAGCCTTACTTCGCTGCCGACGGCAAGACCTCGATGGCGGTGACGCGGTCACCGTTCATCTCGACGATGATGCCATTGTTGAAGCGCATGAAGTGGCCGTTCTCGAGGGGGGTGCCGAGCTCGCTGATGACCTGGCTGCGCGTGCTGCCGAGGGTGATGCCACCCGCCGTGTGATAGCGCGTGCCTTGTCCGCGCAGCGTGAAGTCGCGCAGGATGATGGCGGTCATGGTGTTTCGGCGATCGATGTAGAACTGGAATCCATCGTTGGTGTAGGTGTACACCACGTATCCCTTGTCGGGGACTCGCACCTCCTTGCGGGGGTGCGACCCGAAGGCCTGCTCGACGGGCTCCCATTCCCCTCCCACGTGCATCCAGCTGATGCGCTCTCCGGGGACGATGAGGTCGTCGTCCTGCGCACGG containing:
- a CDS encoding S41 family peptidase; translated protein: MPIVSGCAAWFPRSSTSRVRPPACLPASWALVALLDRETILERVTSQSGRWGSGALLEAPPPFRVLQRLVREICARRAARFASMEGESMKRALVRCLALTAVLGVMLCGTVRFAHARAAQAAAVNATYDGVSMLSRISLLVRNEFREEVSQSRLMTGAATGMRDYLKKRGYLRARRAIDTKVEDLVHLRQAWQTVLKEAPGIDQHQLAYAAIRGMLDTLDDPYTVFLDPEEYKGLMGQLNGGNFGGLGIYVESDEKNGKALTIVEPMEGTPATLAGLKARDVITEIDGKGTSGMALEEATRLLRGPIGSSVTLTIKRGGVEQPFKVSLTRAQIHVKTLSFKVLPSGVGYVKLRVFGDNANDEMEEAFRAFDKAGVKGYILDLRNNGGGYITAALDVSSHFLPTGSRVVSVAERGAPEIVYNSRPNLRPLLPVVILVNKYSASASEITAGAVKDLKAGQLMGEKTFGKGSVQKIFPLPDGSAVKITTAHYHTPSGQDIHKKGIAPDITVPQSVKEVAADQDATLQAAVKLLTMAPKSPSAGTDSTSLSAAHKDAVRVVSSQQEFDYIDGLRATDGGGWRIVNQTLVNDDGRYFDVVDLRSVKSGEKRTVWFQLDYFQK
- a CDS encoding S41 family peptidase, coding for MRDSHKIGNRLLLAMLTVAVMLLGATVLAPYSLAHPALEVAQGNGANFKYIQRALYLLKDQYVEKPDFNALLKSAGQGVKVYLKEQKLSFPALDKFPTSPSADANLETLVGYMQKISADNKGKVNEQKLLYYALKGLMFGLKDPYSVALEPKEFKHLKESMSGGNFGGVGIYIELDRHHKNQLMVVEPIDDTPAAKAGLRPGDWILNINKVSTKGIDLEVAANRIRGPVGTPVVLEIQPKGKGPTHNVTMTRSLIHVKSATGKMLPNQIGYIRLRFFGEDTGEEVEQALTALEGKGMKGLILDVRNNGGGYINAAQQTCSQFLPRGQVVVSVVGRKRDTETNRSSGSNHKNVPMVVLINGFSASASEITAGALQDTHVATLIGTKSFGKGTVQTLQDLPDGGSLKFTIAHYLTPAGRNINKKGIKPDIEVKMDAAKVGQATGDTQLQAAEKFLKGKTAGH
- the uvrC gene encoding excinuclease ABC subunit UvrC, with product MADAPERLTGGLGPPAFLSGEATDEVVARRIEEKLALLAPHPGVYLMKDAQGRVIYVGKATSLRARVRSYFQSSRDMHVRTRTMVSKVADFDTISTDSEMEALMLESNLIKKHRPVFNVKMRDDKRYPMLEVTLGETWPRLRLVRRPSGRRSRFFGPYSNAQALRKTMKVLARAFRVRTCSLPLEKPLDRPCLDYHIQQCTAPCTRFIGEDEYRASVLAACQFLEGHVDALLRSLRRQMEVASEALEFERCIRLRNIILAVEQVTERQKVISEGTDDLDVLGLVQRDGVACVTVLQVREGKLVDEQHFVLEAQLGVADDALAPRLDEGDDDSSASLAGAEGESEGKGRSTVRSFLTQYYGEGRFIPPDVLVPEPIEDAELLEQWLTDLRTRMSKADRAMAERAERALLVEAEPRRRAGERRTRVRLHVPRRGTRRELLELAVRNAERHLNEWRQSSHTQDQMAQNALDELQQALDLPRPPWRIECFDISNIQGKNPVASMVVFERGQSRKSDYRRFKIRSEDTPDDFRMMGEVLTRRLSGRGDERKFPHLPDLLMVDGGKGQLGVAMRVLAEQGLQHVPVCGLAKQEEIIILPGDGEGRFREVRLDLNAPALLLLRRVRDESHRFAITFHRELRGKKVSRSMLDLVDGIGKKRKRELLKHFGSLGALMDAPVEAIERVPGVGARLAAAIYEVLHAPRVDS